In Paenibacillus guangzhouensis, a single window of DNA contains:
- a CDS encoding aminoglycoside phosphotransferase family protein, with the protein MQMEEIMLELQEQGVIPYQMNTWKVLSGGTVSSVYALLLEDRPELVVKWNDPKSIQAESAYLRTYDGNPLFSQVIYVDAQHRYYVYTYQPGENQYPSIQKAEMLVTLVTMVINHVHVVGDSDGYGYVDEPSTSWKDFLLSRYQWAQQTIAERFTPTEHEYVEQLIQTTYSQAMPCLLHGDFGVHNFLFQQGELTGVIDPIPTIGEPLYDLIYAFCSSPDQLDTDTIQLAVERMDPKFILGRDLKSEVIIGLYFRIATCILHHPQDFEVYIEAWEYWNKRK; encoded by the coding sequence ATGCAAATGGAAGAAATCATGCTCGAACTGCAAGAACAGGGAGTCATTCCCTATCAGATGAATACGTGGAAAGTGCTCAGCGGCGGGACGGTTAGTTCTGTCTATGCGCTTCTTTTAGAAGATAGACCAGAGCTCGTGGTGAAATGGAATGATCCGAAATCTATCCAGGCTGAATCTGCGTATTTAAGAACCTATGACGGTAATCCGCTATTCTCCCAAGTGATCTATGTGGATGCTCAGCATCGCTACTATGTCTACACCTATCAGCCTGGCGAGAACCAATATCCAAGCATACAAAAAGCAGAAATGCTGGTGACATTGGTCACGATGGTTATCAATCATGTTCATGTTGTGGGAGATTCCGATGGGTATGGATATGTGGACGAACCTTCGACATCTTGGAAGGATTTCTTGCTATCCCGATATCAATGGGCTCAGCAGACCATTGCTGAACGGTTCACACCTACAGAACATGAATACGTCGAACAACTGATCCAGACGACGTACAGCCAAGCTATGCCATGCTTGCTCCACGGTGATTTTGGCGTACATAATTTTCTATTCCAACAGGGGGAATTAACAGGTGTCATTGATCCCATTCCTACGATCGGTGAACCTCTATACGATTTGATCTATGCGTTTTGCTCATCGCCTGACCAATTGGATACGGATACGATTCAGCTGGCAGTTGAACGGATGGATCCAAAGTTTATACTTGGACGCGATCTGAAGAGTGAAGTAATCATTGGGCTGTACTTCCGGATCGCGACCTGTATTTTGCACCATCCGCAAGATTTCGAAGTGTATATTGAAGCATGGGAATATTGGAATAAACGAAAATAA
- a CDS encoding LysM peptidoglycan-binding domain-containing protein has product MYRVPYQPYYVQPVPQLYSYPYPCPYPYPVAPTFYHPYMSTPEDMRWSNKKATKPADCWNRAEVELNNLWRLVWEQHGAWTRMAIMSIAAGTPDETATVNRLLRNPGDTAAVLEPYYGEAAANRFKQLLTDHFELAVDLVKAAKAGEATKAADIEAKWYKNADEIAAFLSSINPYWNEAAFRKMLHDHLGFVKDEAVQQLNQQYEQSIATYDKMEQQILDMADHFTRGMTQQFPAKFGC; this is encoded by the coding sequence ATGTATCGAGTTCCGTATCAACCCTATTATGTTCAGCCTGTTCCACAACTATATTCATATCCTTATCCATGTCCTTATCCATATCCTGTTGCACCGACGTTCTATCATCCCTATATGAGTACTCCTGAAGACATGCGCTGGTCTAACAAAAAAGCTACCAAACCAGCCGACTGCTGGAACAGAGCCGAAGTTGAACTGAACAATCTCTGGCGGTTGGTCTGGGAGCAGCATGGCGCTTGGACGCGTATGGCGATTATGTCCATTGCAGCTGGAACGCCGGATGAGACGGCTACGGTGAATCGTCTGCTTCGTAATCCAGGGGACACAGCAGCTGTACTCGAACCGTATTATGGTGAGGCGGCTGCGAACCGGTTTAAGCAACTGTTAACGGATCACTTCGAGCTTGCGGTGGATTTGGTGAAGGCGGCCAAAGCAGGTGAAGCGACAAAAGCAGCGGATATCGAAGCGAAATGGTATAAAAATGCGGATGAGATTGCTGCATTTCTAAGCTCGATCAATCCATACTGGAATGAAGCAGCGTTTAGAAAGATGTTGCACGACCATTTAGGCTTTGTGAAGGATGAAGCAGTTCAACAATTGAACCAACAATATGAACAAAGTATTGCCACGTATGATAAAATGGAACAACAGATACTGGACATGGCAGATCACTTTACACGAGGTATGACCCAGCAGTTTCCGGCGAAGTTCGGCTGTTAG
- a CDS encoding MSMEG_1061 family FMN-dependent PPOX-type flavoprotein — protein sequence MDRFREQLSSFEDLELFRQTIGYPGTMAANKIRTSLDDGARAFIAQTPFIVISTSDADGSCDSSPRGDAPGFVYVLDDTHLFIPERPGNRILDSVRNILSNPSIGILFMIPGLEETFRINGRACVTRDPELLRLTAVRGKEPLMGIGVEIEECYMHCGKSLKRSGLWDQETWLSPEARVSASKLLAAHISANTQTSISVDEVDKSLQESYTKRLY from the coding sequence ATGGACAGATTTCGTGAACAGTTATCTTCCTTTGAAGATTTAGAACTATTTCGACAGACGATCGGTTACCCTGGGACGATGGCTGCGAATAAAATAAGAACTTCATTGGATGACGGGGCCAGAGCCTTTATCGCGCAGACGCCATTCATTGTGATATCGACCTCAGATGCAGATGGATCCTGCGACAGTTCACCTCGTGGTGATGCACCGGGTTTCGTATATGTGCTGGACGATACGCATCTATTTATCCCGGAACGGCCAGGCAATCGCATCTTAGACTCGGTTCGCAATATTTTATCCAATCCTTCGATTGGTATTTTATTTATGATCCCAGGCCTTGAAGAGACGTTTCGTATTAACGGGAGGGCCTGTGTCACGCGGGATCCCGAGTTGCTGCGATTAACTGCTGTGAGAGGGAAGGAGCCGCTCATGGGCATTGGTGTCGAGATTGAAGAATGTTATATGCACTGTGGTAAGTCGCTGAAACGCTCTGGACTATGGGATCAAGAGACATGGCTGTCACCTGAAGCGCGTGTGTCGGCTTCGAAGCTGTTAGCCGCGCATATTTCGGCGAACACGCAGACTTCAATTTCAGTAGACGAGGTAGATAAGTCGCTGCAAGAGAGCTACACGAAACGGTTATATTAA
- a CDS encoding undecaprenyldiphospho-muramoylpentapeptide beta-N-acetylglucosaminyltransferase yields MAQKKRILFTGGGSAGHVTVNLALIPKLQAMGWDIQYMGSKLGIESQLIHHLPEVQYHSISTGKLRRYIAIENFKDPFRVIHGVYEAYRKIRTIKPDIVFSKGGFVSVPVVLGAWLNKVPVIIHESDMTPGLANKIALPFANKICLTFKETGDHMRSTKAMHVGAVIREEIFLGNAERGRSRVRFDKKTPVLLIMGGSLGAHVLTKTFQIVHICGKGQVDRATRHPRYVQYEYIHEELADVLAMTDMVITRAGSNSIFEFLALNKPMLLIPLSRASSRGDQILNAESFHQQGYSELLMEEDLTDASFLASIEKLYTRREEIASNMRAYKRHEAVDRVLELIGKVAK; encoded by the coding sequence ATGGCACAAAAGAAGCGAATTCTGTTCACGGGCGGCGGTTCTGCTGGACATGTGACAGTGAATTTGGCACTCATCCCGAAGTTGCAAGCGATGGGCTGGGATATTCAATACATGGGCTCCAAGCTGGGGATTGAATCGCAACTCATTCATCATCTGCCGGAAGTGCAGTACCACAGCATTTCAACAGGCAAGCTGCGTCGGTATATAGCAATCGAGAATTTCAAAGATCCGTTCCGCGTCATTCACGGGGTCTACGAGGCATACCGGAAAATTCGCACGATAAAGCCCGATATCGTCTTTTCCAAGGGTGGATTTGTCTCTGTTCCTGTCGTATTGGGCGCATGGCTCAATAAGGTTCCGGTCATTATCCATGAGTCAGATATGACGCCAGGGCTTGCGAATAAGATTGCATTGCCATTTGCGAATAAGATTTGCCTTACTTTTAAAGAGACCGGTGATCATATGCGGAGTACCAAAGCGATGCATGTGGGGGCGGTTATTCGCGAAGAGATATTCCTAGGGAATGCGGAGCGGGGCAGGTCGCGGGTTCGTTTTGACAAGAAAACGCCAGTCCTCCTTATCATGGGCGGAAGCCTTGGTGCGCATGTACTGACGAAGACGTTCCAAATTGTGCATATCTGCGGCAAAGGTCAAGTGGATCGTGCGACTCGTCATCCAAGATATGTGCAGTACGAATATATCCATGAAGAGCTTGCGGATGTGCTCGCAATGACAGATATGGTCATTACCCGAGCAGGATCGAACTCTATCTTCGAATTTCTTGCGCTTAACAAGCCCATGCTGCTCATACCCTTATCACGCGCGTCCAGTAGAGGCGATCAGATTCTGAATGCGGAGTCCTTCCACCAGCAGGGATATAGCGAGCTGCTCATGGAAGAAGATCTAACGGATGCTTCGTTTCTTGCAAGCATAGAGAAGCTGTATACGCGTAGGGAAGAGATTGCATCCAATATGCGAGCATACAAGCGTCATGAGGCTGTGGATCGTGTGTTAGAGCTGATTGGGAAAGTCGCAAAATGA
- a CDS encoding MmcQ/YjbR family DNA-binding protein, producing MGYEHQQLTSEDAIQALQHVRDICSIFPLVEEHVDGFGHTSLRVKDKPFIIMGEDQEGVSLSIRTSLSTQEILLSQVDSPFYKTPYIGQHGWVTQQITSSTDWDAIVDFIREAYLRTVPKKLAALVQSQEED from the coding sequence ATGGGATACGAACATCAACAGCTGACGTCAGAGGATGCGATTCAAGCATTGCAGCATGTTAGGGACATTTGCAGCATTTTTCCACTCGTAGAAGAACACGTCGATGGGTTCGGGCACACCTCCCTTCGTGTGAAGGACAAGCCCTTCATTATCATGGGGGAAGATCAGGAAGGCGTCTCGCTCTCCATTCGGACAAGTCTATCAACGCAAGAAATTCTCCTGAGTCAGGTGGACAGTCCGTTTTATAAGACGCCATATATTGGCCAACACGGGTGGGTGACGCAGCAGATCACGTCTTCAACGGATTGGGATGCAATCGTAGATTTCATACGAGAGGCTTATTTACGGACGGTGCCGAAGAAGCTTGCTGCGCTTGTGCAGTCTCAGGAAGAAGATTAA